The following are encoded together in the Pseudomonas sp. Leaf58 genome:
- a CDS encoding type II toxin-antitoxin system RelB/DinJ family antitoxin has translation MSKDTTVRSRVDSRLKADAETILNGQGITMSQAINLMLRQVVIQNKLPFDMEGAPKLNARAQALCDAYDAGVIPTTEYPDTKAFFASLGIN, from the coding sequence ATGAGCAAGGACACCACTGTTCGCTCACGTGTAGACAGCAGGCTGAAAGCCGACGCTGAAACCATCCTCAATGGCCAGGGCATCACCATGTCCCAGGCCATCAATCTGATGCTCCGCCAGGTCGTCATCCAGAACAAACTCCCCTTCGACATGGAAGGGGCACCCAAGCTCAATGCGCGGGCGCAGGCGCTCTGCGATGCGTACGATGCCGGGGTAATACCCACCACAGAGTACCCAGACACGAAGGCGTTCTTCGCCTCCCTGGGTATCAATTGA
- a CDS encoding Arc family DNA-binding protein, whose product MAEATSSAYKKSSELGGQGIKCVPAIHQLIVTLPEKMLKLSNPVALRAFEKALTKVRAGPRPRPRFSSRTADKFVIRGYVELFEELKGIGLHQGRSMNSEAVAAILDSLEGNLRSTARVRVLQAHLGRRLSAEVMAEVGEFDLTVCAKPQKFVVRLPPSVRDIIRDGVKKVTSREGGKISMRDWVLEALVKWVNSQRQEFALLTTIIEVDKSLLEQF is encoded by the coding sequence GTGGCCGAAGCAACATCGTCAGCTTACAAGAAGTCGAGCGAACTAGGGGGACAAGGTATAAAATGCGTCCCCGCCATTCATCAGCTGATCGTAACGCTACCGGAGAAAATGTTGAAGCTTTCGAACCCTGTCGCCCTTCGAGCCTTCGAAAAAGCACTCACCAAGGTCAGGGCGGGCCCGCGACCACGCCCGAGATTCAGTAGCCGCACCGCCGACAAATTTGTTATCAGAGGCTATGTGGAGCTGTTCGAGGAGCTCAAAGGGATTGGCTTGCACCAGGGTCGTAGCATGAACTCTGAAGCCGTTGCAGCCATTCTAGATAGCCTGGAAGGCAATCTACGGTCTACGGCGAGGGTCAGGGTTTTGCAAGCTCACCTCGGCAGGCGATTGAGCGCTGAGGTCATGGCCGAAGTGGGGGAATTCGACCTCACCGTTTGTGCAAAGCCCCAGAAGTTTGTGGTTCGTCTTCCGCCCAGCGTTAGGGATATCATTCGTGATGGCGTCAAGAAGGTAACTTCTCGTGAGGGTGGAAAAATTTCGATGCGTGATTGGGTGCTAGAGGCGCTGGTAAAGTGGGTTAACTCTCAGCGCCAGGAATTCGCGCTGCTGACTACAATTATTGAGGTCGACAAAAGCTTGCTCGAACAGTTTTGA
- the tuf gene encoding elongation factor Tu translates to MAKEKFERTKPHVNVGTIGHVDHGKTTLTAALTRVCSEVFGSAKVDFDKIDSAPEEKQRGITINTSHVEYDSATRHYAHVDCPGHADYVKNMITGAAQMDGAILVCSAADGPMPQTREHILLSRQVGVPYIVVFLNKADMVDDDELLELVEMEVRDLLNAYEFPGDDTPIVIGSALMALNGNDEKGLGTSAVKKLVETLDSYIPQPERAIDKPFLMPIEDVFSISGRGTVVTGRIERGVVRVQEEVEVVGLKPTIKSTCTGVEMFRKLLDEGRAGENCGILLRGIKREDVLRGQVLVKPGTAKAFTKFEAEMYVLSKEEGGRHTPFFKGYRPQFYFRTTDVTGNVQLPEGVEMVMPGDSLTFSVELIQPVAMEEGLRFAIREGGRTVGAGVVSKIL, encoded by the coding sequence ATGGCTAAGGAAAAGTTCGAGCGCACCAAACCCCACGTCAACGTCGGCACCATCGGCCACGTTGACCATGGCAAAACCACCCTCACCGCCGCCCTGACTCGCGTCTGCTCGGAAGTGTTCGGTTCGGCCAAGGTTGACTTCGACAAGATCGACAGCGCGCCCGAAGAGAAGCAGCGTGGCATCACCATCAACACGTCGCACGTGGAGTACGACTCGGCCACTCGCCACTACGCACACGTTGACTGCCCCGGCCACGCGGACTACGTGAAGAACATGATCACCGGCGCCGCCCAGATGGACGGTGCGATCCTGGTCTGCTCCGCCGCTGACGGCCCGATGCCGCAGACCCGCGAGCACATCCTGCTTTCCCGCCAGGTGGGCGTACCGTACATCGTTGTCTTCCTGAACAAGGCGGACATGGTGGATGACGATGAGCTCCTGGAGCTGGTGGAGATGGAAGTGCGCGACCTGCTCAACGCGTACGAATTCCCTGGCGATGACACCCCGATCGTCATCGGTTCGGCGCTGATGGCGCTGAACGGTAATGACGAGAAAGGCCTGGGCACCAGCGCGGTGAAGAAACTGGTCGAGACCCTCGACAGCTACATCCCGCAGCCTGAGCGTGCAATCGACAAACCGTTCCTGATGCCGATCGAGGACGTGTTCTCGATCTCCGGTCGCGGCACCGTGGTTACCGGGCGCATCGAACGCGGGGTCGTGCGCGTGCAGGAAGAAGTCGAAGTGGTTGGCCTCAAGCCCACCATCAAGTCGACCTGCACGGGTGTCGAGATGTTCCGCAAGCTCCTGGATGAGGGGCGTGCCGGCGAAAACTGCGGCATCCTGCTGCGCGGTATCAAGCGTGAAGACGTGCTGCGTGGCCAAGTGCTGGTCAAGCCAGGAACTGCCAAGGCCTTCACCAAGTTCGAAGCGGAAATGTACGTGCTGAGCAAGGAAGAAGGCGGTCGTCACACCCCGTTCTTCAAGGGCTACCGCCCGCAGTTCTACTTCCGCACCACCGACGTTACCGGCAACGTCCAGCTGCCGGAAGGCGTGGAAATGGTCATGCCGGGTGACTCCCTGACCTTCTCTGTCGAGCTGATCCAGCCGGTGGCGATGGAAGAAGGCCTGCGCTTCGCGATCCGTGAAGGCGGTCGCACCGTGGGTGCCGGCGTGGTCTCGAAGATCCTGTGA
- a CDS encoding CbrC family protein has product MILPVFIYHPDPLKTSTFIPSDQVCRVCKQARGFQYMGPVYPNLGNLIPICPWCIASGEAYSALALEFSDPNLILNDQNDQEVSRAVKDEICKRTPGFNTWQDQIWLSHCADAAVFLGACDGKTIRQEHAEVLPQIQEDYCGEHEVLDEYVDELEAEAGWLVARIFQCRHCSQKLVHIEAD; this is encoded by the coding sequence ATGATTCTGCCCGTGTTTATCTATCACCCTGATCCCCTCAAAACGAGCACCTTCATCCCTTCTGATCAGGTCTGCAGGGTTTGCAAACAAGCCCGAGGCTTCCAGTACATGGGCCCTGTCTACCCTAATTTAGGCAACCTGATCCCGATCTGCCCCTGGTGCATTGCCAGTGGAGAGGCGTATTCAGCGCTTGCGCTGGAGTTCTCTGACCCTAACTTGATCCTGAACGATCAGAATGACCAGGAGGTGAGCCGGGCGGTGAAAGATGAAATCTGCAAGCGTACACCGGGCTTCAACACCTGGCAGGATCAAATTTGGCTGTCCCATTGTGCTGATGCAGCCGTGTTCCTGGGGGCTTGTGATGGTAAGACGATCCGGCAGGAGCACGCCGAGGTGCTCCCGCAAATTCAGGAGGATTATTGCGGCGAACACGAGGTTCTCGATGAATATGTTGATGAGCTGGAAGCGGAAGCTGGCTGGCTTGTCGCCAGGATTTTTCAGTGCCGGCACTGTAGCCAAAAACTGGTGCACATCGAAGCGGACTGA
- a CDS encoding sigma-70 family RNA polymerase sigma factor, producing the protein MTSFMPLALSVAMKFRHRGDVNDLFQIACMNLMDATRTFNDGFATHFPSHARTWITLGLRRHLLFESRLIKVPENRAILKCYRRMHQFSADKPPTASQISAFTKTHAVTKDEFLAAYELYFATYESTSQGIDDEADPLESRLSNGLTLEDEVIAADEQADTVKIVNRLMNVLTDREQTVIRARVLQDEPVQLRLVGEEMGVSCERVRQIEKQALNKIRMAA; encoded by the coding sequence GTGACCAGCTTCATGCCATTGGCTCTGAGCGTGGCCATGAAGTTTCGCCACCGGGGTGATGTCAACGACTTGTTTCAAATCGCCTGCATGAACCTGATGGATGCGACACGCACATTCAATGACGGTTTCGCCACTCATTTTCCGAGCCATGCGCGTACCTGGATCACCTTGGGCCTTCGCCGTCACCTGCTGTTCGAATCGCGGCTGATCAAGGTGCCAGAGAACCGGGCAATTTTGAAATGCTATCGCCGTATGCATCAGTTCAGTGCCGACAAGCCACCCACTGCGTCGCAGATCAGCGCCTTTACCAAAACCCATGCTGTGACCAAGGATGAGTTCCTGGCGGCTTATGAGCTGTATTTTGCCACCTATGAATCCACCAGTCAGGGCATCGACGATGAGGCAGACCCCCTGGAATCGCGTTTGTCCAATGGACTGACACTGGAGGACGAGGTGATCGCTGCTGACGAGCAAGCGGATACGGTGAAAATCGTAAACCGCCTGATGAACGTACTCACCGATCGAGAGCAGACCGTGATCCGCGCCAGGGTGCTGCAGGACGAGCCTGTTCAGCTGCGCCTGGTGGGAGAAGAAATGGGGGTTTCCTGCGAGCGCGTACGCCAGATCGAGAAGCAGGCCCTCAACAAAATCCGGATGGCGGCTTGA
- a CDS encoding 3'-5' exoribonuclease, giving the protein MRDRFVFLDTEFTQLSESACLISLALVADTGEQYYAEITNGWSVDSCSDFVKSIVLPQLTPLEYGRSALQAGIEIQEFVESLGRPVKIVTDCADFDWCFLCQLTFDVGLWPQNASIHWVHVSSLLSKEEIATYRAAAPHHALKDARIYADLFNKSKK; this is encoded by the coding sequence ATGCGCGATCGGTTCGTTTTCCTCGATACAGAGTTCACACAGCTTTCTGAATCAGCCTGTCTGATTTCCCTGGCCTTGGTCGCAGACACTGGTGAGCAGTATTACGCAGAGATCACCAACGGGTGGTCGGTAGACAGCTGCTCGGATTTTGTGAAGAGTATAGTTCTGCCGCAGCTGACCCCTCTGGAATATGGACGCAGCGCACTTCAGGCAGGCATTGAAATCCAGGAATTTGTGGAATCGCTCGGCAGGCCGGTCAAAATTGTGACCGACTGCGCCGATTTCGACTGGTGTTTTCTGTGTCAACTCACCTTCGACGTCGGCCTATGGCCCCAAAACGCGAGCATCCATTGGGTTCATGTCAGTTCTCTGCTGAGTAAAGAGGAAATTGCCACATACCGAGCTGCAGCGCCGCATCACGCGCTTAAAGACGCACGCATTTATGCAGACCTATTCAATAAATCAAAGAAATGA